The sequence GGGTGGGGGCAGTCGGTTGACCTAGGTCATTGATAGAGGTGTTATGTTGTACTGTGATAACACTCACTGCATTGTTGAACTGACCTTGTCTTACATACCCAGATAAATGAGTGTTGTCGCATGAACTCGTCTCCATCAACCCATAAATGTAGATGCGACTAACGAGGGATTGAGGGTCTGTCATTTGTAGTAGGCAGTGCCTTGCCTAGTCATCATTCATAGGAAGAGTTTTGATCAGCTGCAGCTGTAGTTGTGTTAGACTCAGCACTAGACATGTACTGTGATATACCTATGTCACACATATCAGAAATAGATTCCATTTTCACTGGAATCCTTGATCTGAGTAAACGagtaaatgttttaattttataAAAGAAGCGTGCTTGATGACAGAACAAGTACCCAGTCCTATCTCATAAGAAACGGATCATATCGTCACGACACACACCtgagatcactggattgtttagtccagactcgattatttacagaccgtcgccatacagctggaatattgaaactgaaactaaactcactcactcactctataccTGAACCATGGTCACATACCTGAAGTCTTCCTGTATGTGCCTCTATACCTGACCCATCGTCACATACCTGTCATACCATCACCTACTCACACTGTGAGGATGTATAGCGTGCGAGGGGATACTTGGGTACTCAGGCATGCATGCCTGCATGAAACTCCAGCTGTTAGTAAATGGGCCTGTTGATACCTCGACAATGACGGCTGCTGAGCTGGCATATTCAAAGAcagtgtattgtgatatatagGTTTACATTTGTTAAAGACTTTGAGGATGCAGAAAGGTCGACGTAGGCGGAGACGTGTCGTCACGTTACCTTACCTTACAACACGTTCGGGGACATATCTCGGTAACGTTGTcagtgagtgggcgagtgagtgggtgggtgggtggatgggcgCTTTAAAAGTGATTGCAGGCCGTTCAGGACTGAGTTAGTTCTCCGTGCCAGGATTTGTGCATCGGAGTTCGAATCCCACATCCTCAAGTGGTATATTTTCGCACGATCGTTTCAAGTTTCTCGTGATAACGTATATGTCAGGGGATCCATACACTCATAGACTAACCACTTACTATATGTGGATgtacccgtgaaaatccgggttagaatttaaCTTCaccagcccatgcttgtcgtaagaggcgactaacgggatcggatggtcagacttgcttgGCTGgcacaagtcatcgtatcccagttgtgtagaacgatgctcatgaagCTGGTCAcgggattatctggtccaggattatctggattatttacaaaccgccgccacattgctggaataatgttgagtgcggcgtaaagcctGGTTCACTCACTCCTAGGCGTGTAATATTACACCGTTAGAGACGATCCGTGCTCGATCACATGCACCTGTGACCAGAATTACTGTACGCAATCTACCTCCGTACTGCTGATCCACAACAGTGTTGACTGGCCTACAGCGCTGAACCAGTCACACATCTTCTCACGAgcggtgtgtgtatgtgtggcacGTGTAATATTTAGTAGTAGTTTCAGTGTTGTTGCTTTAAGAATGCTAGTTTCCATCATTTTTGTCCTgtaggttttttttttttttgtttgtttggttttttttttggtttttttttttttggggggggggttgttgttttttttttgttgttttttggttgTTCACTTTATTCCTTCAGACGGAagggtagctttgtggttaaagtgcCACACGGAAGGCCCGACTCTCATCATAGGTAAACCAAAAATATGTCaaacccacttctggtgtcccccttgTTGTTGCTAGATAtttgctaaaggcggtgtaaaactaaagttaaCTCATTGACCCTTGCATGCCATCCGGCATCTCTGCAGTTTAGTCCAAATAGGCCTGTGCGCCTGTGCACCTGTGTATACCACAGTGCAACGTAATGCTCATTTGCCTGTGTGTTCTGTTTGTGTGCTAATTTCTCAGCAAAAAGGGTGTCATGACGACGGAAACTTAATTACATGAGAAATTGTTGTCCGAACGGTATGTTGATCATACAGATATCAAAGTTTGCAGTGGGCGGGTGGCTGTTTCAGTCTGGGAACGTTTTTCTTAAAGTTTATTACCACTTGAAATGaaacttgaaatgtttgtaCGTTGGATTTAGGTGTGGTTTGCATCTGCATTGTAGTTTGTGTACATTTATATGCTTTTATTCATAAGTGTAAAGACAGTGATGTTGTATTATGTTTTTAAGTTGCTTGGCGAGCGTGTTCCCATAGTAAcatagtttgtctcacagtgCTTGAACCACAATATATCCCTTACCGCCAAGCCCTCTCTTCAAGgttaaagccttaaatgaatcaagtctagatttccttaggttctgaatctctgattTCACCggagctccttttcaatttatatgggttagtttAGCCTCGACtttcaaaatcatatacactggaCAAAAAATAGTTAggaatatttgtaaaaaaatgaactatgaataatgatctatttattcattgattcactaataaaatatcaatcataaaagtaACATTATCCctgacttattttgtccagtatatattcaaaacaaagaCTAGGCATTGGTCTCTTGGTAACACAACCGCTTTATGATGATGCAATTTAAGTGGAAACATTTTTTATCCACAGAAAATGGGTCTCGGTGAAGGTCAAGGAGAAGGTCAAGGTCGCGGTGGCGCTGGAATCATCTGGGCAATACTGTGGTTTCTCGTCCTGATATTCCTAGGCTGGCCAATCGGCTTCTTCATCGCGTGGCTGTATGTCTTACTCCTTCCCTTCGGCGCCTGCATCAGTCCCATCAAGGATGCGTGTGACGCCATTCTACGTCTGGTGCAGCTTCCCCTCACATGTGCCGAGAACATGATCAACATGAAACCCATGTGCTCTTAGATCACCATCAGCAACATCGTCAACGTCATCAACTTTGTCTTCCAGATATACATCGGCCTTTGTATTTTGTGTGTCTCGACATCTTTACTGTTTTCCCAGGACATTTTACAGAAGACGTCCAAATGTTCATTGGAGGGACATGTTTAATCATGTCTAATCTCCTAGTGCCCATGAGAACATTAATTTGTATATTTGCATTGTCTTATACACTCGTTGTTACGTATAAAATAAACTTATTTATTCCTTTAAGTGAAACTTTCCTATAGGGTCATATATCAAGCCCCCAAGTCGAGGTGATTAAGAAGTGCCCTCAGCACTTACATGCCCTGTCTTGTAATAATGTAAGATCGGAAAGTTCACATCTACGATTTTTGCAACTCTTTGCAGCATGTCAGCCCCAGTTTGAAAGCAGCCGTGCTACTTAACGCCTTGTACACCTTCCTGCAACATCTTTTGATCTCAATGATATTTCCTAACATGGCCATCTTACTCCTCACATGGCCCCATCACCTTCAGATGCAAACTCCCTGACAAAAGAAAGTATCCACTTGGAAACTTGAGCTCAACCGTTATCAAAACGTTACCGGATAACTTATGATCCTGAACACAGCCTGATCCCGAGTCAAaaacaccacaacacagtcGAGTAATCATTTCTTTTCTGTATCATTGTAAACATTATAAAACAGAGTGTATGCTTTCTTTTGCTAATAGGTATATTGCTCGCCGCTTCTCTGAGCGTCATCGGTGTATCTCTGACTATATGTCCCACGTGGATACGCAGGCAAGTGGTGTAAAATTAACTGATGTATCACCCTCTGGTGTCCAGTCAGTTGAACACACCGTCCATGGTGCTACGCGACTCCATTCGTTTCCATGTCTTCCATTTCAGATATCTCCCCACTTCTAATTAGAAGCGCCCCACAGATTCTCTCGTACACTAGTGTGTTTCGACTGGCTGAATCCATATTATGACAGTCAATGCGTCCTAAATGATAATGACGACAGAAAACAGATAAACCCTTCGTCAAACTAGGTTCTGATGTTGTAGAGTAGTTAGATGAGAATATAAGATCTAAGCGAAATTTCCCTGATCAGTCATCTTTCATTTAAAGCTAGACTAAGTACGTTGTTTACATTATGTTAGAGCACAGAATTCCtagtggggggtgggggggaccCAGTAGAAATCTATGTCCGAGCTTCTTTAGCTGGGAATGGGCGAAGGACAGGTGCGTCTGCCCATGGTCGGTGACTAGGTTTGTGGCCTGCACGTGTACCCCGGGTCTTGAATAGTTGCTCATTATGTCCATCACGATTACAACATTGCCGAGAGGAACGTTTCTCACTCTGAACGCTGAGTCAATGTGCCAAACTGTTCTAGTGTAATGTGATACGATTTGGTAAAGGTATGATATCATGCTATCCAAGGACACAGCGAAATAGTATGCAGgcggggagggacgatggtgtATCGCCAACGTCTGAAGTTAAACAAAAGAGTTACACAAACAACCGTTAATTACTGTTGGGGTCAAGATACTGGAAAGGTGGTTTGTGTTGGCGGTTttaattttagaaatatgtaAACGTAGAAATATttgggttggggttggggtacGTGACAGAGTTATTTAAATGGATGACAATACTCGTGGCTcctagaaaaaaaacaaacttcctGCATATTCTGTGGGTATAACGATGTGGGTATAAACATTATGTGCCTCGTTGATGGGTACCTCTAGGTGTGCCGACGCGTTTTGTACAGGTTCAGTTCCCAATTATAGCTCTAACAACCATCTGTTCATATTACGGGCGATAGGGTAGCCTCaggattaaagcgttcgcttgtcacgccgaagatgaggttcgattccccacgtgggtacaatgtgtgaagatcatttctggtttGATATTGCTCGGAATATttctacaagcggcgtaaaaccaaactcactcactcactttagctcTAACGACCAATTGTTGATATTGCGTGGTCAATCCTAAATGGTCAAAGTGATTGTGTAACGATGTGGGGTTAAATCTTATGAGCTTGGTCGATGTTCAAAAGCGTTGTTTAAACATGCAGTTCCCAATTATAGTCCTAGCAACCATCTATTGATATTAAGTGGTCAGTCCTCAATGGTCGATGTGATCGTGTTTGAGGTGCTTGACCACCTACCCCCAGTGTTATCCCCATCAACGTTAACGGTGCTAACTGCCTACTGTCATTATGTATACCATTAACATATATCTCATTCTAATCATACATGAGAAATTGTTAATATATTCAACGTAAATTACGATACAGATATGGTTTTGTACTACCCAAAATGTAAACTACTGTGTTATTATTCTTGTAAACggtaataaataaatacttccTAAATATTGTCTTCTAGTCAATGGTAAAAAAAGGTTTTCAGCTGATCTGACTAGGGcttgaaaatttgaaattcaaGTTCTGATGAAACACCTGACTCAGCTAATGGAGAACAGATCAATTTTACATGTGATCGATGATGTGAATCACGTTTCATATATGCAAGCTGTTCTAATCAATATTCTGCCGCGTGCATTTTGGAGCAGCTAACACAGTCTTGATCTAACTCGTGCAGCGAGGGTCAGATTTGTCGCATTTCAATCTGGTCAATTTAGCAAAATTATGCCATTATCACtgttgagtgagtcagtgagtgagttaattagtttccttaCATGTCAGTGTATCGCCTGATTTTTCACAGTTAGATCTAGTTTATTTGGCTCGACCTTTCGTTGACTCtgtagaatgaatgagtgagtgagctctCCGTTTATAGCACAGCCAGTCAGCTTCataggtgaggtgaggtgtggTGAAATGTGGTGTAATGTGGTACTAAAGAATATATAAccacatgcatgtgtgtgtctctctgtgtctgtTTGTACAAGCCCAGATTTAAGTTGGTTTTACAGAACCGTCTCACTGTGATACCATGCCGCGGTTGAAGCATGAATGAATCACTGAGACACGTTATACTAATCCGAGCCAACCACTCCTTGTTGTACGCTTTGATGCCAAGAACCAGGCTatgaccaacaagtaccattttTTGAGTGACGGggccgggattcgaacccgcacccttcCACTGTCAtggcggacgctctaaccactacgcCATTATCTCCCACAACGTAGACACCCATGTCTTAGACACTACTGAGGGGGACTGCAGCTGATTAAGACAACACCCATGGCTGGAATAGAACAGGCCTAATTAGTGCCCCCTGCCTCGTAGGGATTGCTTTTGTTGATCAAGAAATGATATCAACTCTACAAGAGGGATTAAGTTTGAAGATACATGGCTACAGCTGAGATATCAAATTCGGGGAAGCTGGCATGCCCCAAGGTTCCGTTGTAGGACctcctctgttggttacctatgtaggtgatattGTTGATCGTATAGAGAGCACCATCCGCTTTTGTGTGGACGaaacattgttacatgttataatTGATGATCATATTACAGTAAATAGATGTATCGGTCCAAACGTTTATCTCTTGGGAGAAAATCAAGGGCATGGCTATTACATGCCAAGACACAAAATCCGGAATTCGAAACAGGACTAGATTGTTCTGGCGTGTCCaaaggacacaactctgcactgTGAATTACCGTGTGTTGGACGACTGGTTTCCCTGCCCAACTATGGCGGTACAAGTGTCATGTTCGCAAAAACGAAAATCGTTGTTTAGATAAAATTGCCTCATTTGTTGTTCTTTGTGTCTTTTCCCAATCCTTTCCTACTTATTACCTGAGAAAACTCAAAGAGTTAAGTGTGTTCTGGGGACCATGGCCTGAAGCAGGGTAAACTGTGGGTTTCTGTGTCGAGTGGCATAGAAGGATTTTACAATAGCCTGCACCTCAATCGATTGTGACGTGTCTTAACTGAGTAAAgtgcagttgtctccctttgataGACCGGCTGGTTGTGTTTTCGCGTGTTCACTCTCATTAAACACGCTATTGATCAGATGACTCATGATCATAACGGAGAGAGTTTGTGTCATGAATGGCagttcaagggagacaactctcatGCTGCTTTGAAGCATGGCAATCACCACTAGAGCACAAATGCAGACTGTACGTGTTCAAATGTTATCACTATGAAGACGCCTtcgttaaaaatatttcaacaattatCCATCATATTACACCCCTTACCTGAGAAGTGCAAAAGGTACTTGACTCAGTTGCTGGGTCAATGTGAAATGAACACCTTGTTGGCTAAAAACGGAACAGGAATGACATGGTGATATACGGGTCTCATGGGTGTGTTGTGGACCTTAGTTTTCAGTGTTTTGGTGACTGTGTTCAGCTTATCTGCGTTCGAGAGTTTTGGTCAAACCCGATTTCCATGTGCTGTATTTccatttttcagttttattcCTCCAAGACAAGGACGTCTAATCCTTAGAGTTCACCTTCAGTTCCTTGCACCACATGCCTCTGTCATTAGACGTAATAAGTAATACAGGAAAACCGCTGCGGAAAGAGCTTTTGATTTGTGGTAAGTATGCTTTCCTTGGTGACGAAAGAACAGAAACACAATGCTTAGTTTCGGTTCCAGCACAGTTTATTCCGACTCAATCCCGCCCAGTAACATAAGCTTCGGACAGAAACGTGGATGCAGCTATGGGTGTCGCATTCGGTGTCGGAAAACTGTGTGGAGTTCAGAGTATCAGGTGGCTACACTCATACAGCACGCATacactgaaacagaaacatAAAGCATGATACTTCAAGAATTCTTTGACTTGGATCGATTGAAAGAGAACCATCATGATGGTATAACTGTGGTTGGAACAACCCCTCCAAagcccacacccacccacccatcccgGCCCACATTCTAAGTGACAAATTACCTTATCGACAACACACTGTCAACGATCTAACCTCCTCAGCCACTACGAATTCGCAAATATGGCCATATGACTGAGTGTAACCCCTGAGGAGTAGAAGTTGGCGCCgaaagctatgaatacacagATATACGGGTATCACACTATAAGATATCAATCTCACTATCAGAATGAGACACATGTAGTTCATCCGACATTATTAGCGACAGATAGTTTTACTGTTACAGGTGTTTACTGTTACAGGTGTTTACTGTTACAGGTGTTTACTGTTACAGGTGTTTACCCACAAACCAGTAAAGAGTAAGCGAATAACCGTGGAGAAGAATATATGAACACCTATGTTCATGTCGACGTATACCTTTCTACGTTTCTAgtagtatacatatatatcatttaaCAAAACGACAAAATTGTGACATCACGGAGTACTTCCTCGAAGGAGTAGAGATTTTACGACGCTTCAGAACATTTTGCCGGTACAACAATTTAcagttttattttcacattCTGAAATGCCTTTATTACACAAATAACCCACATTTGGGAAGAATGGAAGGTTTCCGAAATATGTATTCATTTTTATAGTttggggtcaggtggtcagtcaGCTGGACAGAGGGACATTTGCCATTCGCTATCTCGTACTGTAAGTGGGAATACCGCGTGTGAATTCTGTCACCTGTTTTCGTTATGTAAGAAACTACACAACAACTGTAGTATTAAGCTGGTGCTCAGTAGAGAGTAGAAGTTAGTTCAGTATACAGGCCACCGACCCACCATATAGTACAGAGAAACAGAAAAATATAGTTTGATAATATAACAGCTGAACGTAGAAAATTACCATCTATAATTGTAGAGTAAAGTCCCTGTATTTGAGGAATTAAGTTAGGtaagaagaaaatattttacagtatttAACATTATCAATTATATTCGTCTCAGAACATCCACGTGTAGGCATGTGAGTCAAAGGCGGATCTATcttctgaaatattgttacaaaacAGACTGTTCCTTGAAGTACACCCTCCTAACCAAGTCTTAAGGATAGCAGATATTAGGGATGAAAGAGCTAATCGCGGTATTGGTAGAACCGCAGTATTTTGCCTTCGGTTCGATAAACCGTAGTGCAGTCCCAAAATTCAGTATTTTCTGTTTCGTACCGTTCTCCCGTCTAGACAAAAAATGAGagttttgttcattcaaaataacaaaggaCAAGGTCTAGCTTAAGACTCTGTCAAGATTCATGTtaaaattcatcttcagtaaccagtgCTTCTTGTAAAAAggcactaacgggatcgggcgttCAGGCTCGTGGACTTGGGTTAACATGTTATCGTATATTCCATTCTGTAGATCAACGTTCatattgtcactggattgtctggtccagatttgattattgatAGACCGGCGTCatgttgctgcaatattgctgagcgccTCGTGAAACAACAATCAATTAAAAGTTTTAAAAGACTTTAGACGTAAGTTTAAGAACATGAATATGTTATGCTTTACTCTTAGCGTAAACTATCCATAAGATATCAGTATCTGCTTTACTTGTTGTACGACGTGTAACTTAGTACTGAACTGAACAGCGTCATATCTTACCTCACCTAAAGACAGCCCGCCTACATCCCGCACACCCGGTGTCCAGTTACTTCTTGAGTATCTGGTGTCTAACAAGGATGAAGGGCAGGTTGAAGGCTGACCCGAAAAACAGGACAAAGTACAGAGTGAGCTTGTAGCGGTTCTTGATGCTGAAGGGAAGATTCTGAAACAAACGAGAAAAATATTGGCAACCTTGgcttattttttcaaaaaaaaataaataaataaattcgaatgttttttttttctcttctGTTTTTAATTATATCATGCAGAGCTTCCTAGTGGGATCCGATCACAAACTTCGAATCAAGGGGATAATGGACTCACTGTCAGAGTCAGAGCAGAGAATAGCATGCTCGGGGAAGTTTTTCGTCATGGACTAGCATGAATGTGGTTCCCATATCATTCAGTATTGAATCAAATTCCAGATACCCGCTCCCTCTCCCATCGCGGACACAGCAATTAACAGCCTCAGCAAGTTGAAATCATAAAAATCTACTTCACAAGATCAAGGAGAATAAAGATCAAAGCGAAATCACGGCC comes from Haliotis asinina isolate JCU_RB_2024 chromosome 13, JCU_Hal_asi_v2, whole genome shotgun sequence and encodes:
- the LOC137259731 gene encoding uncharacterized protein yields the protein MGLGEGQGEGQGRGGAGIIWAILWFLVLIFLGWPIGFFIAWLYVLLLPFGACISPIKDACDAILRLVQLPLTCAENMINMKPMCS
- the LOC137259843 gene encoding cytochrome c oxidase subunit 7C, mitochondrial-like, which codes for MASVGRLALSRLSTLGVKRNISTTVVRRSQAWQQEGVPGANLPFSIKNRYKLTLYFVLFFGSAFNLPFILVRHQILKK